Proteins co-encoded in one Polaromonas vacuolata genomic window:
- a CDS encoding phosphatase PAP2 family protein, producing the protein MAISNSIYWWRVITHLGSASILLPIFFLHFLGLFLVQRKVAYRWLFALGLAVLLTLMSKCLFWGWGLGIAALDFTGISGHTLLATAIFPVLFRLYISSDSRFKCQLAACLGILFSVGVGWSRIILGAHSFSEVCLGWALGAAVSLFVLNAIEKPLSLNWAVRLSPLLFFLAFNSYASQIVPSHAWEVKLALALSGRDHPFRR; encoded by the coding sequence ATGGCAATCTCAAACTCAATATATTGGTGGCGCGTCATCACGCATTTGGGATCAGCCAGCATATTGCTACCGATATTTTTTTTGCATTTCTTGGGTTTATTTCTAGTTCAAAGAAAAGTCGCCTACCGCTGGCTGTTCGCGCTGGGCTTGGCGGTCTTGCTGACTCTGATGAGTAAATGCTTGTTTTGGGGCTGGGGCTTAGGTATTGCCGCATTGGACTTTACCGGCATTAGCGGCCATACCTTGTTGGCAACAGCGATTTTTCCTGTGTTGTTTCGGCTTTATATTTCCAGCGATTCGCGGTTTAAGTGCCAGCTTGCGGCGTGCTTAGGAATTTTATTTTCAGTCGGCGTCGGCTGGTCGAGAATCATTTTGGGTGCGCACAGCTTTAGCGAAGTTTGCTTGGGTTGGGCCTTAGGTGCTGCCGTGTCTTTGTTCGTACTCAACGCAATTGAGAAACCACTGAGTCTTAACTGGGCAGTGCGACTTTCGCCTTTGCTTTTTTTCTTGGCTTTTAATTCTTATGCGTCGCAAATAGTGCCGTCTCATGCTTGGGAAGTTAAGCTGGCGTTAGCGCTGTCAGGCCGTGATCACCCGTTTAGGCGTTAA
- a CDS encoding SLC13 family permease — MNTNQILILAILGSTVAMFMWGRWRHDMVAMFALLASVVGGLIAPEQAFSGFGHPAVITVACVLVLSRGLQLTGAVDVLVRHTMPANAGTTVSLAALVGLGALLSGFMNNVGAMALLMPMALQLANRLDLPPGRVLMPLAFGTILGGMTTLIGTPPNLIVSSFRAQSGAGSFSMFDFTPIGLSVAVIGIVFLVLAWRLVPARKTQSNSDFETGSYMTELRVLEGGKAASMTLREIEVALENADAQVLGLVRREVYLSAPRPSTRVRVDDILAIEADVDALGELSSALGLKLEESVKPKKEDAEENSEKIRSNKNIKTDKEKTQDKDEEKNSEEKEDKALAQQDIVLMEFAVLPASVIAGLSAQDMRLRSRYGLNLLAVSREGSRSKSRLRTMTVQAGDLLLLQGQADALAEFGVDSGCVPLAERDLRIPNKRKAWLASAIMLFAVGSAAFGLLPAAVSFAIGVLASMALRTVPLRAVYEAIDWPVIILLAALIPVAGAMQSTGTADLIARFLLDSVAQGNAIIALTLILVVTMSLSDLMNNAATAAVMCPIAIGTAGALGVSVDSFLMAVAIGASCSFLTPIGHQNNTLILGPGGFRFGDYWRLGLPLELLVVAISVPMLLLVWPL; from the coding sequence ATGAACACTAACCAAATCCTAATTCTTGCCATTCTCGGCAGCACTGTCGCCATGTTTATGTGGGGCCGCTGGCGTCACGACATGGTAGCCATGTTTGCGTTGTTAGCCAGCGTAGTGGGTGGACTAATTGCGCCAGAACAGGCTTTTTCCGGCTTTGGCCATCCTGCGGTCATTACCGTAGCCTGTGTGCTGGTGCTAAGCCGCGGATTGCAATTGACTGGCGCAGTCGATGTACTGGTCAGGCACACCATGCCGGCCAATGCAGGCACTACTGTCAGCTTGGCAGCACTGGTAGGTCTAGGCGCACTACTTTCTGGCTTTATGAACAATGTAGGCGCGATGGCTTTACTCATGCCAATGGCTTTACAACTGGCTAATCGGCTGGATTTACCCCCTGGGCGGGTACTAATGCCGCTGGCCTTTGGCACTATTTTGGGCGGTATGACCACGCTCATAGGCACGCCGCCCAACTTAATTGTCTCTAGCTTTAGAGCCCAAAGTGGTGCTGGCAGTTTTTCGATGTTTGATTTCACCCCCATAGGCCTATCCGTTGCCGTCATAGGCATCGTGTTTTTGGTACTTGCATGGCGGCTGGTGCCAGCGCGCAAAACGCAAAGTAATAGCGATTTTGAGACCGGCAGTTACATGACCGAATTGCGCGTACTTGAAGGCGGAAAAGCCGCCAGCATGACACTGCGCGAAATAGAGGTGGCCCTAGAGAACGCCGATGCACAAGTGCTAGGACTGGTCAGGCGCGAAGTCTATCTATCCGCGCCGCGGCCAAGCACTCGGGTCAGAGTTGACGATATATTGGCGATAGAGGCCGATGTAGATGCACTCGGTGAATTGAGCTCGGCACTGGGTCTAAAGCTGGAGGAGTCCGTCAAACCCAAAAAAGAAGATGCCGAAGAAAACTCTGAAAAAATCAGATCAAACAAAAACATAAAAACTGACAAAGAAAAAACTCAAGACAAAGACGAAGAAAAAAACAGCGAGGAAAAAGAAGACAAAGCCCTCGCCCAGCAAGACATAGTGCTGATGGAGTTTGCGGTGTTGCCCGCTAGCGTGATTGCTGGTCTCTCAGCCCAAGACATGCGGCTACGCAGCCGATATGGACTGAACCTATTAGCCGTTTCACGAGAAGGTTCGCGCTCAAAAAGTCGGCTCAGGACTATGACAGTCCAAGCCGGAGACTTGTTGCTACTGCAAGGCCAAGCCGATGCCCTGGCCGAGTTCGGCGTTGACTCTGGCTGCGTGCCACTGGCAGAACGCGACTTACGCATACCCAACAAACGCAAGGCATGGCTGGCTAGTGCCATCATGTTGTTTGCAGTCGGCAGCGCGGCTTTTGGATTGCTACCAGCAGCAGTTTCTTTTGCCATTGGCGTATTAGCCAGCATGGCCTTGCGGACAGTGCCGCTCAGAGCGGTGTACGAAGCCATAGACTGGCCAGTGATTATTTTGCTGGCAGCACTAATTCCTGTTGCCGGCGCCATGCAAAGCACCGGTACCGCTGATTTAATTGCCCGCTTTTTGCTCGACAGCGTGGCGCAAGGCAATGCCATCATTGCGTTGACGCTGATACTGGTGGTCACCATGAGTTTGTCTGACCTGATGAATAACGCCGCTACGGCCGCGGTGATGTGCCCAATTGCGATTGGTACGGCTGGCGCGTTAGGTGTGAGTGTGGATTCGTTTTTAATGGCCGTAGCGATCGGTGCTTCGTGCTCATTCCTCACACCCATTGGCCACCAGAACAACACCCTCATACTCGGGCCCGGTGGTTTTCGGTTTGGCGACTATTGGCGGCTAGGACTGCCGCTGGAGTTGCTGGTAGTGGCGATCAGTGTCCCTATGCTGCTACTGGTCTGGCCGCTGTAA
- a CDS encoding TIGR03862 family flavoprotein codes for MAAEVLAGAGVGVHVYDAMPSVGRKFLLAGKGGLNLTHSESFEPFMSRYAERRADLEPLLASFGSAEICAWAQGLGVETFTGSSGRIFPKDMKAAPLLRAWLQRLRKQGVQFSMRHRWVGWDADGALAFDAPQGRLNAQFDAVLLALGGGSWTRLGSDGAWIPLLAERGVQVAPLQPSNCGFDVGRPVAVQEQQEAAEGETRREFLKDLIGQGHAPQAGWTEHFSSRHAGQPFKSVAISFTDSKGQSFNRKGEFVATATGVEGSLIYAASSLLRDEISAKGSATFMLDLMPDKTLAQVLVEVRYPRGSRSLSSHLKSRLSLDGIKAAILHEVLSKEAMHKPVELAQAIKALPLTLLSARPIDEAISSAGGVLFEAMDAQFQLQPAQGKTLPQPVFLRWRNAGLGSANRWLLAQRLFIQRPQCCARGTQTPRSLIFYSSHP; via the coding sequence ATGGCCGCAGAAGTGCTGGCTGGCGCTGGCGTGGGCGTTCATGTTTATGACGCTATGCCGTCTGTAGGCCGCAAATTTTTGCTGGCGGGCAAAGGCGGTTTGAACCTCACGCATTCCGAGAGTTTTGAGCCCTTTATGAGCCGCTACGCTGAGCGCCGCGCCGATCTTGAACCTCTGTTGGCCAGTTTTGGTTCGGCTGAAATTTGTGCTTGGGCTCAAGGCTTGGGTGTGGAGACTTTTACCGGTAGTTCTGGCCGCATTTTCCCCAAAGACATGAAAGCTGCGCCTTTGCTGCGCGCATGGTTGCAGCGCTTGCGTAAGCAGGGCGTACAGTTTTCTATGCGCCACCGTTGGGTTGGTTGGGACGCCGATGGCGCGTTGGCGTTTGATGCTCCACAAGGCCGGCTGAATGCACAGTTTGATGCGGTGTTGCTGGCACTAGGCGGCGGCAGTTGGACCAGGCTTGGTTCTGACGGCGCGTGGATACCCTTGCTGGCTGAGCGCGGCGTGCAAGTCGCACCACTACAGCCATCGAATTGCGGTTTTGATGTTGGCCGTCCAGTTGCGGTGCAAGAACAACAAGAGGCAGCAGAAGGCGAAACCCGGCGCGAATTTCTCAAAGATTTAATTGGCCAAGGCCATGCGCCACAAGCCGGCTGGACCGAGCATTTCTCTAGCCGCCATGCCGGTCAGCCGTTTAAATCTGTGGCCATTAGCTTTACCGATTCCAAGGGCCAAAGCTTTAACCGAAAAGGTGAGTTTGTCGCAACGGCCACCGGCGTGGAAGGCAGCTTGATTTACGCCGCTTCTAGCTTGCTGCGCGATGAAATTAGCGCTAAAGGCAGCGCCACTTTTATGCTGGACTTGATGCCGGATAAAACCTTGGCGCAAGTGCTGGTAGAAGTGCGTTATCCGCGCGGCTCGCGCTCGCTGTCTAGCCATCTTAAGAGCCGCCTCAGTTTAGACGGTATAAAGGCCGCCATACTTCACGAAGTACTGAGCAAAGAAGCCATGCACAAGCCGGTAGAGTTGGCTCAAGCGATTAAGGCTTTGCCTTTGACGCTGCTGTCTGCCCGCCCTATTGATGAGGCCATTAGCAGCGCCGGCGGCGTGTTGTTTGAAGCCATGGACGCACAATTTCAGCTCCAACCAGCACAAGGCAAAACGCTGCCGCAACCGGTTTTTTTGCGCTGGCGAAATGCTGGACTGGGAAGCGCCAACCGGTGGCTACTTGCTCAGCGCCTGTTTATCCAGCGGCCGCAGTGCTGCGCAAGGGGCACTCAAACACCTAGGTCTTTGATTTTTTATTCCTCTCACCCATAG
- a CDS encoding UvrD-helicase domain-containing protein, whose protein sequence is MTQAAYFHNEKPVSAQAFYAIACDPRRSVAVEACAGAGKTWMLVSRILRALLEGQSAPVVPTSGQTPNLLQGPVQIEPHEILAITFTKKAAGEMRKRLDDWLLEFAHSNDEKLRQELIVRGVLSQENETAPNAMRDQLSKLYERVLVGGRAVQIRTFHSWFAALLRSAPLAALQQLGFPLNYELLEDDAPARALLWRRFYAALLLDAKAKSDFESVVTSHGRHQADKALQGALDKRTEFLLADASGILEQSVLTVGEQFPEFDGLNHPDDLLAQDAASRQLMLDAAKALGRASAKTFSAKGVDLERAISVGDMTGVLSALLTDKSTPRKFGENIIGIEQIRQAQELALRMLAARQQFQAWDYQQRMTRLSRLLLSEFAELKRDRGWVDMNDVERAAQTMLGDAVLSGWVEERLDARIKHLLIDEFQDTNPLQWQALSSWLSAYAGAGNAPSVFIVGDPKQSIYRFRRAEPQVFIAAKKFMRQALGGELLECDHTRRNSQAVIESVNEVMQQAVREDGFTGFRDHTSASNQTGSVVRLPQIARSSAQQVDEHEGPDGWRDSLTVQRETPEETLRTLEARQAAAWIASQVNAGLPASEIMVLSRKRAGLLPLRDELRALHIAAQVGEKTELGECCEVQDIIALIDVLVSPRHDLSLARALRSPLFSLDDSALVQIALARAETKASWFSLLQNTAFEGQSFDGLGATLQLYQGWVQNLAPHDALQAIFHHGDVLARFAAAAPQAERASVLANLRALLGMALQINGGRYVTPYALVRALKAGGVQAPASVNPLAVRLLTIHGAKGLEASAVMLLDTDTVERNAESMSVLVDWPGEDSAPRKFVFLVSESRPPACALPALEEEQAARKREELNALYVALTRARLTLAISSTEPHQTTTHSWWQRLINIAEPMAAPPLANPSPKDVAAFEETLLLADLPALPDWAVLDLSANTQTEPDSDSARMGKAMHRLLEWDAVLDQSPAALKALSAVTREFSLSAELALKASAMALCIRSREAAWAWDNTRLKWQGNEVELLHAGQTLRLDRLVQRQDLGFEGQWWVLDYKSAHQPQNDPVKLAQLQTYRLALQEIYPGTVIKAAFIAGNGALLEIA, encoded by the coding sequence ATGACTCAAGCCGCTTATTTTCATAACGAAAAGCCTGTCAGCGCCCAAGCCTTCTACGCCATCGCCTGCGATCCACGCCGCAGCGTAGCGGTCGAAGCCTGTGCGGGTGCTGGCAAAACTTGGATGTTGGTATCGCGTATTTTGCGCGCCTTACTCGAAGGTCAATCCGCGCCAGTTGTGCCGACCTCAGGCCAAACACCCAATCTTTTGCAAGGCCCGGTGCAGATTGAGCCACATGAAATTTTAGCGATTACTTTTACAAAAAAAGCGGCCGGTGAAATGCGTAAACGCCTAGATGACTGGTTGCTAGAGTTTGCCCATTCCAACGATGAAAAATTGCGTCAAGAACTCATAGTGCGCGGCGTCTTATCGCAAGAAAACGAGACCGCTCCAAACGCTATGCGCGACCAATTATCTAAACTTTACGAGCGTGTTTTGGTGGGCGGTCGCGCTGTGCAGATTCGTACTTTTCACAGCTGGTTCGCCGCACTGCTGCGTAGCGCGCCGCTAGCTGCGCTGCAGCAGCTTGGCTTTCCTTTGAACTACGAATTGTTAGAAGACGATGCGCCGGCGAGGGCTTTGCTTTGGCGACGTTTTTATGCGGCTTTGTTGCTCGACGCTAAAGCCAAGTCTGACTTTGAATCTGTCGTTACTAGCCACGGTCGCCATCAAGCCGACAAGGCCTTGCAGGGCGCACTTGACAAGCGGACAGAGTTTTTGTTGGCTGACGCATCGGGCATTCTCGAACAATCGGTACTCACAGTTGGCGAGCAGTTCCCAGAGTTTGATGGCTTGAATCATCCCGACGATTTACTCGCTCAGGATGCTGCAAGTCGTCAGCTGATGTTGGACGCAGCCAAGGCTTTGGGCCGGGCCTCAGCTAAAACTTTCTCTGCCAAAGGCGTGGATCTCGAGCGGGCGATAAGTGTTGGCGATATGACCGGCGTATTGTCGGCATTGCTCACGGATAAATCCACGCCGCGTAAGTTCGGCGAAAACATAATCGGCATAGAACAAATTCGCCAAGCCCAAGAATTGGCGCTGCGCATGCTGGCAGCACGGCAACAGTTTCAAGCCTGGGATTATCAACAACGCATGACGCGTTTGTCGCGATTGCTGTTGTCTGAATTTGCCGAACTCAAGCGCGACCGCGGCTGGGTCGATATGAATGACGTAGAGCGTGCCGCGCAAACCATGCTGGGCGATGCCGTGCTGTCGGGTTGGGTAGAAGAGCGCTTAGATGCGCGCATCAAGCATTTGTTAATAGATGAATTTCAAGACACCAACCCGCTGCAGTGGCAGGCTTTGTCAAGCTGGTTAAGTGCTTATGCCGGCGCTGGTAATGCGCCCAGTGTTTTTATTGTTGGCGATCCCAAGCAAAGTATTTACCGTTTTCGCCGCGCTGAGCCGCAGGTTTTTATTGCGGCAAAAAAATTCATGCGTCAGGCGTTGGGCGGAGAATTGTTGGAGTGCGATCACACCCGGCGCAACAGCCAAGCAGTGATTGAAAGTGTGAATGAGGTTATGCAGCAAGCCGTTAGGGAAGATGGTTTTACCGGTTTTCGTGATCACACCAGCGCATCGAATCAAACCGGCAGCGTTGTTCGACTGCCGCAAATTGCTCGCAGCAGCGCGCAACAAGTCGATGAACATGAGGGCCCAGATGGCTGGCGCGATAGCTTGACCGTGCAGCGTGAAACGCCAGAAGAAACGCTCAGAACATTAGAAGCACGCCAAGCCGCGGCTTGGATTGCTAGCCAAGTTAATGCTGGTTTGCCAGCCTCTGAGATCATGGTGTTGTCGCGCAAACGCGCAGGATTACTGCCACTCAGAGACGAGTTACGCGCCCTGCATATCGCCGCCCAAGTGGGTGAGAAAACCGAGCTTGGCGAGTGCTGCGAAGTACAAGACATCATCGCGCTTATCGATGTGCTGGTCTCGCCGCGCCACGATTTATCACTCGCGCGTGCGCTGCGCTCACCGCTGTTTTCGCTGGATGATTCCGCACTGGTTCAAATTGCGCTGGCGCGCGCAGAAACCAAGGCGTCTTGGTTTTCGCTACTGCAAAACACTGCGTTTGAAGGGCAGTCCTTTGACGGCCTAGGCGCTACTTTGCAGCTTTATCAGGGTTGGGTGCAAAACTTAGCGCCGCATGATGCGCTGCAGGCAATTTTTCACCACGGCGATGTGTTGGCGCGCTTTGCTGCTGCGGCGCCCCAAGCCGAGCGCGCTTCAGTATTGGCTAATTTGCGCGCATTACTGGGTATGGCACTGCAAATTAATGGCGGTCGCTATGTCACGCCTTACGCCTTGGTGCGGGCTCTTAAAGCCGGCGGTGTGCAAGCGCCGGCCTCGGTCAATCCGCTGGCTGTGCGGCTGCTCACCATACATGGAGCCAAGGGTTTGGAAGCCAGCGCCGTCATGCTGCTGGACACCGATACTGTCGAGCGCAATGCCGAGAGCATGAGTGTGCTGGTCGACTGGCCGGGCGAGGACAGCGCGCCGCGTAAATTCGTATTTTTGGTCAGTGAGTCGCGTCCACCGGCTTGCGCCTTGCCGGCCTTGGAAGAAGAGCAGGCTGCGCGCAAGCGTGAGGAACTCAACGCGCTTTACGTGGCCCTGACTCGAGCCCGCTTGACGCTGGCGATTTCCTCAACCGAGCCGCATCAAACCACCACCCACAGCTGGTGGCAGCGCTTAATCAATATTGCCGAACCGATGGCAGCGCCGCCATTGGCAAACCCCAGCCCTAAAGATGTGGCCGCTTTTGAAGAAACGCTGTTGCTGGCTGATTTGCCAGCGCTGCCAGATTGGGCAGTATTAGATTTAAGCGCCAACACACAGACAGAGCCCGACAGCGACAGCGCGCGCATGGGCAAGGCCATGCACCGTTTACTTGAATGGGATGCAGTGCTAGACCAGTCGCCAGCAGCACTCAAAGCACTGAGCGCAGTCACGCGGGAGTTTTCACTGTCCGCCGAACTCGCGCTCAAAGCCAGTGCCATGGCGCTTTGCATACGCAGCCGGGAAGCGGCTTGGGCTTGGGATAACACACGTCTGAAGTGGCAGGGCAATGAAGTCGAATTGCTGCATGCAGGTCAAACCTTGCGACTTGACCGCTTGGTGCAGCGCCAAGATTTAGGTTTTGAAGGCCAGTGGTGGGTGCTGGACTATAAGTCGGCGCATCAGCCGCAAAATGATCCTGTTAAGTTGGCGCAACTTCAAACTTATCGCCTTGCACTGCAAGAAATTTATCCAGGTACGGTGATTAAAGCGGCCTTTATTGCGGGTAATGGGGCGTTGTTAGAGATTGCTTAA
- a CDS encoding PD-(D/E)XK nuclease family protein — MSPTLTAPELSATHPVEDCWAEAMRSLSLIIDASGVHPSRTVVLLPYAQLMLQARQAWSVHALRAGAASAFVPRFETSMNWAASLSADQSGFVPAAGDIAQDAALDLPTAAGLLQQAGLGAYQHLAGRLAEAAWSLSRVAAAQHPDQRMRWGQQLSEQLGQSMASSVLALELAVASIALVWAASSAYATDCLFEAEVDLLVLLEGFQTEALSESLKLHFGERAQSIKLGAPEHAGQLGLHAAGDMEDEAQRAAACVIAHLAEGRNPVALIAQDRVLTRRIRAMLAERGVVLRDETGWKLSTTRSAAGVMNLLRAAPWDASSDAVLEWLKNAPAFSADVLEPAEVWLRKAGLRLWRELPLQQEELAPLLAQLEPLRKSLQAPRPLPAWLRSLRGALQTSGQWMPMLVDVAGAAVMESIRLFEGDDALVEDSPRLSLAEFTSWVNQALEAGSYTPGHPAQSQVTILPLSQLLGRPMQAVVMPGCDEIRLQASPEPPGGWTPAQRLLLGLPSRDELATAQRSAWQYALCMPHIDLLWRTSEAGESLTPSALVQLLLLRSPAFAPDPRSERRLPAQPTLRPLPRGQDLPVSRLSASAYEDLRRCPYRFFALRQLGLQASDELEGELGKRDFGNWLHTLLNFFHIDLQLAPTQDLTLRIHMIDQAADKAMRELRLSQSEFLPFAASWPRVRQGYLEWLAEHEASGAVFDEGEVWRDVAYGAVTLFGKIDRIDRMPDGSRLLMDYKTEPRSTTAQRIKDCREDTQLPFYAALLEQDTLAAAYVNLGEKEASRSYPQPGIVELRDEMIESLLSDIQRIQNGAVLPALGEGKACAYCNARGLCRKDFWQ; from the coding sequence TTGTCACCCACACTCACAGCCCCCGAACTCAGTGCAACCCATCCTGTTGAGGATTGCTGGGCCGAAGCGATGCGCTCCCTGTCCTTAATAATTGACGCCAGCGGGGTTCATCCCAGCCGCACCGTGGTTCTGCTGCCGTATGCGCAGCTCATGTTGCAAGCGCGCCAAGCTTGGTCTGTGCATGCCTTGCGTGCCGGTGCTGCATCGGCTTTTGTGCCGCGTTTTGAGACTTCTATGAACTGGGCCGCGTCCTTGTCGGCAGATCAAAGTGGCTTTGTGCCTGCTGCTGGCGACATCGCACAAGACGCAGCACTCGACTTGCCGACGGCGGCTGGACTACTCCAACAAGCCGGGCTGGGTGCTTATCAACATTTGGCCGGCCGTCTTGCCGAGGCGGCATGGTCTTTGTCGCGCGTAGCCGCCGCCCAACATCCTGATCAACGCATGCGCTGGGGTCAGCAGTTATCTGAGCAGCTAGGTCAAAGCATGGCTTCTTCGGTATTGGCGCTGGAGCTGGCCGTTGCCAGCATTGCGCTGGTTTGGGCCGCCTCATCAGCGTATGCGACGGATTGCTTATTTGAGGCCGAAGTCGACTTGCTGGTGCTACTCGAAGGCTTTCAAACCGAGGCTTTGTCGGAGTCACTCAAACTGCATTTTGGTGAGCGCGCGCAAAGCATTAAACTCGGCGCGCCTGAACATGCCGGTCAATTAGGTCTGCATGCGGCTGGAGATATGGAAGACGAAGCCCAGCGCGCCGCGGCCTGTGTGATTGCGCACTTGGCAGAGGGCCGCAATCCGGTCGCACTGATTGCCCAAGACCGGGTGCTCACGCGCCGCATTCGCGCCATGCTGGCCGAGCGCGGTGTTGTGCTGCGCGATGAAACCGGCTGGAAACTCTCGACCACTCGCTCGGCCGCTGGCGTGATGAATTTGCTGCGTGCTGCGCCTTGGGACGCCTCCAGCGATGCGGTGCTGGAATGGCTTAAAAACGCACCAGCTTTTTCTGCTGATGTGCTGGAGCCGGCTGAAGTCTGGCTGCGCAAAGCCGGTCTGCGCTTATGGCGAGAATTGCCACTTCAGCAAGAGGAACTCGCACCATTGCTAGCGCAACTAGAGCCCTTGCGTAAAAGCTTGCAAGCGCCACGGCCGCTACCGGCCTGGCTGCGCAGCTTGCGCGGCGCTCTCCAAACTAGTGGTCAGTGGATGCCTATGCTGGTCGATGTAGCAGGCGCTGCCGTGATGGAGTCGATTCGTTTGTTTGAAGGCGACGATGCGCTGGTAGAAGACTCGCCGCGTTTATCGCTGGCTGAATTTACCAGCTGGGTCAATCAAGCCTTAGAAGCTGGTAGCTACACACCCGGCCACCCCGCGCAATCTCAAGTCACGATATTGCCGTTAAGCCAATTGTTAGGTCGGCCCATGCAGGCCGTGGTCATGCCTGGTTGCGATGAGATTCGCCTTCAAGCCTCCCCCGAGCCACCCGGCGGCTGGACGCCGGCGCAGCGTTTGCTGCTAGGCCTGCCGTCCCGCGACGAATTGGCGACAGCGCAGCGCAGCGCTTGGCAATATGCACTGTGCATGCCGCACATCGATTTGCTTTGGCGCACCAGCGAAGCCGGTGAGAGTTTGACACCTAGCGCATTGGTGCAGCTCTTGCTGCTGCGTTCCCCGGCCTTCGCGCCAGACCCGCGCAGTGAGCGCCGCTTACCCGCTCAGCCAACCTTGAGGCCACTGCCGCGCGGTCAAGACCTGCCCGTGAGCCGTCTCTCGGCCAGCGCCTACGAAGATTTGCGCCGTTGCCCTTACCGCTTTTTTGCCTTGCGCCAACTGGGACTTCAGGCCTCGGATGAATTAGAGGGCGAGTTGGGTAAACGCGATTTTGGCAATTGGCTGCATACGCTGCTGAACTTTTTTCACATCGACCTTCAGCTTGCACCAACCCAAGATTTAACGCTACGTATACATATGATTGACCAAGCCGCCGATAAAGCCATGCGAGAGTTAAGACTCAGCCAAAGCGAATTCTTGCCTTTCGCCGCCAGCTGGCCGCGTGTGCGTCAAGGTTATCTTGAATGGCTGGCTGAACACGAGGCCAGCGGCGCAGTATTTGACGAGGGCGAAGTCTGGCGCGACGTGGCTTACGGAGCGGTTACTTTGTTTGGAAAAATTGACCGCATAGACCGCATGCCAGACGGCTCACGGCTTTTGATGGACTATAAAACCGAGCCGCGCAGCACTACCGCGCAGCGTATAAAAGACTGTCGAGAAGACACCCAACTGCCTTTTTATGCCGCCCTGCTAGAACAAGATACCTTGGCCGCAGCCTATGTTAATTTGGGTGAGAAAGAAGCCAGTCGCAGCTACCCGCAGCCGGGCATAGTCGAGTTGCGCGATGAGATGATTGAGAGTTTGTTGAGTGATATACAGCGCATCCAAAATGGCGCAGTTCTGCCTGCGCTAGGCGAGGGAAAAGCCTGCGCCTACTGCAACGCCAGAGGCTTATGCCGTAAGGATTTTTGGCAATGA
- the trxA gene encoding thioredoxin TrxA has protein sequence MASELIKHTTDATFETDVLKSTQPVLVDYWAEWCGPCKMIAPILDEVATGYEGRLQIAKMNVDENRDIPAKFGIRGIPTLMIFKDGQLAATKVGAMSKSQLTAFIDQQLV, from the coding sequence ATGGCCAGCGAACTGATTAAACATACCACCGATGCCACGTTTGAAACCGACGTACTGAAATCAACTCAACCAGTTTTGGTGGATTACTGGGCTGAGTGGTGCGGTCCGTGCAAAATGATTGCACCTATTCTTGATGAAGTCGCTACCGGCTACGAAGGCCGCCTGCAAATTGCAAAAATGAATGTCGACGAGAACCGCGACATTCCTGCAAAGTTTGGTATTCGCGGCATTCCGACCTTGATGATTTTCAAGGACGGTCAACTCGCTGCCACCAAAGTAGGCGCTATGAGCAAGTCGCAATTGACCGCATTTATCGACCAACAATTGGTCTAA